A single genomic interval of Croceibacter atlanticus HTCC2559 harbors:
- a CDS encoding T9SS type A sorting domain-containing protein, producing MRTLLLCFILLTITSLSQAQAVANPASDLTACSDTDFSQFDLSVNDAQIIGDQNNVTVSYHTSQTDADNKINPLISPFTNTTNPQTIYARAEDTTDSTYDTTTLIISVGLNPATAEPIDLILEDVNEDGTESFDLSENTPIVLNGLSPSNYDVVYFETESDALADNNAIVTPNAYNNLFSPQTIYIRVTNFEFGCFTIENFDLVLTLPDSDNDGISDSDEDLNTNGDLNDDDTDEDDIPNYLDDDDDGDGVDTLTEITGIGAGLQSFAFIDTDEDLIENYLDDDDDGDGVLTIDEDYNNNGSPLDDDTDNSGVPDFLESNISLSIEDNKLSEVSVFPNPSSGIFNLNGITVDTINVKVITIYGKTLKSYTFNKHSTSINLSNLPSALYFLHLEVNGYKRVQKIVIK from the coding sequence ATGAGAACACTACTACTTTGCTTTATCTTATTAACTATAACTTCTTTGTCACAAGCACAAGCTGTTGCTAATCCAGCATCAGATTTAACTGCTTGTAGCGACACAGATTTTTCTCAGTTTGACCTTAGTGTAAATGATGCTCAAATAATAGGAGATCAAAATAATGTAACTGTATCGTATCATACCTCACAAACCGATGCAGATAATAAAATAAATCCATTAATTAGTCCTTTTACAAATACGACTAATCCGCAGACAATTTATGCGCGTGCAGAGGATACTACGGATAGTACTTATGATACTACAACCTTAATAATTAGTGTTGGACTTAATCCTGCAACTGCAGAGCCCATAGATCTTATATTAGAAGATGTCAATGAAGACGGTACAGAAAGTTTTGACCTTTCTGAAAACACTCCTATTGTTTTAAATGGCTTGTCTCCCTCAAACTATGATGTAGTATATTTTGAAACAGAAAGTGATGCCTTAGCAGATAACAATGCCATAGTAACACCAAATGCTTATAATAACTTATTTTCCCCACAAACAATATATATTAGAGTAACTAATTTTGAATTTGGATGTTTTACTATTGAAAATTTTGATTTGGTTTTAACTTTGCCAGATAGTGATAATGATGGGATAAGCGACTCTGATGAAGACTTAAATACTAATGGAGATTTAAATGATGACGATACAGATGAAGATGATATTCCTAATTATTTAGATGATGACGATGATGGCGATGGCGTAGATACATTAACAGAAATAACAGGTATTGGCGCAGGTTTACAATCGTTTGCGTTTATTGATACAGATGAAGATTTAATTGAAAACTACTTAGATGATGACGATGATGGTGATGGTGTTTTAACTATAGACGAAGATTATAATAACAATGGATCGCCTTTAGATGATGATACAGATAATAGTGGTGTTCCAGATTTTTTAGAATCGAACATTAGCCTTTCAATAGAAGATAATAAACTTAGCGAAGTTTCAGTTTTCCCAAACCCATCGTCAGGTATTTTTAACTTAAACGGCATTACCGTTGATACTATTAATGTAAAAGTTATAACCATTTATGGTAAAACCCTTAAAAGCTATACGTTTAATAAACATAGTACTTCTATTAATCTAAGCAATTTACCAAGTGCTTTATATTTTTTGCATTTAGAAGTTAATGGATATAAACGTGTTCAAAAGATTGTTATAAAATAA
- a CDS encoding uracil-DNA glycosylase family protein — protein sequence MKNLLSTIRDCSLCADKLPLGPRPIIEAAKHSKIVLISQAPGRKVHESGVAWKDQSGKKLREWLGVTEETFYNTDNFAILPMGFCYPGKAKTGDLPPMKICAPTWHDQVWNELKHVKLKLLIGAYAQNYYLPDDKRNLTEKVKNYNDYLPEYFVIPHPSPVNRFWRMKNPWFENTVVTKLQEHVNSIL from the coding sequence ATGAAGAATTTACTTTCAACTATTAGAGACTGTAGCCTTTGTGCAGATAAGCTTCCTCTTGGCCCTAGACCAATTATTGAAGCTGCAAAACACTCTAAAATAGTTTTGATAAGCCAAGCTCCAGGTCGTAAAGTTCATGAAAGTGGTGTAGCGTGGAAAGACCAAAGCGGAAAGAAGCTTAGAGAGTGGCTTGGGGTTACGGAAGAGACTTTTTACAATACAGACAATTTTGCAATTTTACCAATGGGATTCTGCTATCCTGGTAAAGCTAAAACAGGAGATTTACCACCAATGAAAATATGTGCACCTACGTGGCACGACCAAGTGTGGAATGAGCTAAAACACGTTAAGCTTAAATTATTAATTGGTGCTTATGCTCAAAATTATTATTTACCAGATGATAAACGCAACTTAACAGAGAAGGTTAAAAACTACAATGACTATTTACCGGAGTATTTTGTAATCCCGCATCCTTCACCAGTTAATCGTTTTTGGAGAATGAAAAATCCTTGGTTTGAAAATACAGTTGTAACCAAGTTGCAGGAGCATGTAAACTCTATTCTTTGA